The sequence ATGTACTTTATCTTTTGCCAAACACTTGAGCCCTCAAGCTCATATGCTTCGAATAAATCCTTTGGTATCTTGCTGATAGCGTCTGCGTAATAAAGCATGCACCAGCCCGATGTCTTCCATACGGTTACTATCATTACAGCGATGAGCGCTGTGTTTGAGTCTGTTAACCAGTTTGGTCCACTTATGCCAAAAATAGCTAGCCCTCTATTGATAAGGCCGATATCTGGTCTAAACATCCAGCTCCATACTATAGACATAGCAACCATCGGTGTAATCCATGGTGCGAATAAAAAGCCTTGTATAAGCTCTTTGCCGCGTCTAAACTTATCTATGAGTATTGCCATCAAAAAACCAAAGATAAGTGTCGGAACTACTGTTCCTAGACCGAATAACAAAGTATTTTTAAGTGCTTGCCAAAAGGCATCACTACTAAGTATGTCCTTGTAGTTTTGTGCGCCAACTACATTAAATGTCGGGCTGACATAGTCCCAATCTGTAAAACTTAGTAAGAATGACGCTATCATTGGGATGAACCAAAACACCAAAATCGGTATTAGTGGCAAAACTATATAGACAAGAAAGCCTGAAAAGCTTATACTTTTTATTCCACGAACTCTTTTTGCTTTGCTTTTATCTTTTGCTTTGCTTACTTCTCTACTTAGCTCCATCTATTGCCTCCCAGAAAATTCTGTTTTCTGTCTTAGCATCAAATAGCAAGATATTTTCTGTCACAAAAGCAATATGTATTTCGCTTTTTGACACGATATCAAGCTTTGCATCTACTCTAAGAGTTATCTCATCTCCATCTAGCTCGCCATGTATATGGTAATCTGCTCCTAATAGCTCTACCATCTTAATCTTTAATGCTAAGTCATCTTCATTATCAGTAATTCTAATGTGCTCAGGCCTAATGCCCATGATTACATCTTTATTGTCAACTTTAGAATAATTTGCAAGAGCCCTTCCTTTGCTATTATAAAGTTTTCCGTATCTAATTTTTCCTTTGATAAAATTCATTGGCGGTGCTCCTAAAAAGCCCGCAACAAAGACATTGCTAGGGTTTTCATAAAGCTCCTTTGGAGTGCCAACTTGTTGAATCACGCCATCTTTTAAACAAACTATCCTTGTAGCCATAGTCATAGCCTCTGTTTGATCGTGAGTTACGTATATAACAGTTGATCCCAGCTCCCTTTGTAGCTCAACAAGCTCTTCTCTCATGTGTATTCTAAGCTTAGCATCAAGGTTCGATAGCGGCTCATCCATTAAAAAGATTTCAGCGTCTCTAACTATGGCCCTGCCTAAAGCTACCCTTTGCTTTTGTCCGCCTGATAGCTCAAACGGCTTTCTCTTTAGGTACTCAGTTAAGCCAAGCTTTTCCGCAGTTTCTCTAATACTTTTATCTCTAATATCCTTGTCAACGCCACGAATCTTTAGCCCAAAGCCAATATTGTCATAAACATTTAAGTGTGGGTATAGAGCATAATTTTGAAAGACCATTGCGGTGCCTCTGTCTTTTGGCGCTACCTCGTTCATTCTCTTGCCATCGATTAGTAGCTCACCTTCACTAATATCTTCAAGTCCAGCTATCATCCTAAGTGTTGTAGACTTGCCGCAGCCTGATGGTCCAACAAAGACTATGAACTCTTTGTCTTCTACTTCAAGATTAAAGTCTTTAACAGCGTTATCGATTCCATTCTCATACTTTTTATATACATGTCTTAAAGAAATCTTACTCATACATCCTCCTAAATAATTTTCATATCTCAATTACTTGTTTATAATACATGAGCTTTGTTAATGTTGTATGTGCAATATGTTAAGTGTGAGTAAAGTATTTGGTTTTTATTTAATATAATTTTACAAAGAAATACCCTCCTTACTCATTCATCAAGTAAAGAGGGCGCATATAAAAAATTCCCACAAAAAAAGAGCGATCGCTCGCTCTTCTTCATTCAATAGATTAAATACTATTCAGTTACTAAATCGTATTGGAAATCTTTAACGCCTGCTGCGTTAACTACGTCAGTGTAGCCTGCTGCTAAAAGAGCGTCTTGAGCTTGTCCGGATTTTTTACCAGAGTTGCAATATAAAACGATCTTTTTGTCTTTTTCAGCATCTAGAACTGATGGATCATTCTTAATATCATCTAAAGGAATGTTCTTTGCATCTTTGATGTGACCTGCAGCATATTCGTCAGCGCTTCTAACGTCGACGATAACGTATTTGCCTTCTTGTTCAGCATCAGCTTGTAATGCTACTACTTCGTCACCAGTCATAGTTGCTTTTTCTCCTGTTTGAACGCTATCAGCTTGTTCTGCTGGTACGCTTTCTGTTCCTTCTGCAGCTGGTTCAGCTGGTTTTTCTTCTGCTTTCTTGCATGCTACTAGTGAAAATGCTAATACAAGCACTAAAGCTAATGATAATAATTTTTTCATGTGTATTTACCTCCTTAAATTTTTACCATAGCTATTATACCACTTTTAAGCATAAATGTACAATAAATTTATTTTATATTAGTATTCACTAAATTTTACTACTTTAGTAGTAATGCACTCGCCATACAGCTAACGCCCTCTTCCCTTCCTTCGTAGCCAAGCTTCTCTGTTGTAGTGGCCTTCACGCTCACTCTGTCCACACTTAGCTCAAGATCTTTCGCAATATTTGCCCTCATCTCATCGATGTGTGGTCTTAGCTTAGGCCTTTGCATCATTATAGTCGCGTCTATGTTTGATATACAGTATCCTTCTTTCTTGACCATCTCGTATACCCTTCTAAGAAGCACTCTCGAGTCGATGTCAAGGTAGTCGTCGCTCGTATCTGGGAAGTGGTAGCCTATGTCTTCCTTCGCCATGGCACCCAAGATTGCATCCATGATGGCGTGTATCAGTACGTCAGCATCGCTGTGGCCTAGTAGACCCTTCTCATGCTCTATCTTAACTCCGCCTAGTATAAGGTCTCTGCCTTCAACTAGTTTATGAACATCATAACCGTTACCAATTCTTATATCCATTAGAATACTCCTGTGCTTTTAAGCTTTTGCTCCCAATTCGTATTGAAGATCTCCGCTATGACTAAGTCTTCTGGTGTAGTTATCTTGATGTTATCGTAGTGGCCTTCAAGCATCTTTACTTCAACTCCAGCAAACTCAACAAGTGCCGAATCATCTGTCGCAAGTATCTTCTCCTTTATGGCGTGCTCGTAGCCCTTAAGCAAGATCTCTTTCTTGAAGCATTGCGGACTTTGTGCCTGCCACAAAAGCGACCTCTTAGGTGTGTGGTGAACTGTGTCATCCTCGTTAACTGATTTGATCGTGTCCTTAACCTTAACTCCAACAACGCAGGCGTCGCAGTTTAGCACTGTCTCTACAGCCTTGTTTATGGTATCTGTTCTTATAAAAGGTCTCGCTCCATCATGTGTTAGGACAATGTCAGCATTTATGTTAATAGCTTTGATACCGTTGTATACTGAATCCTGTCTTTCTTTTCCACCTTTAACTATGTTCACGACTTTTGTAAATTTATATCTGTTCACAATTTCTTTTCTTGTGTAATCTATCTCGTCTTCTTTGCAGACAATAATTATCTCGTCAATGTACTTTGATCTTTCAAATTTCTCTACAGTATGAGCAAGTATAGGCTTGTCGTTTATACGCAAGAAGGCCTTGTTGACCTTGGATCCCATCCTGTTACTCATGCCTGCAGCAGCTATAATGACCGAGACAAATTTATTCTCTATCATAAATATCCTCCAACTACTCTTTAATTTTGGCAAACATCATCTTGCCTGCAGCTGTTTGAAGCACTGTTGTGATCTCGACTTTAAGCTTTTCGCCTATCCTCTTCTTTGCTTCTTCAACAACTATCATAGTGCCGTCAGAAAGGTAGGCAAGGCCTTGGTTCTTCTCCTTACCTGCTCTAACTATCTCAACTTCAAGCTCCTCACTTGGAAGTATAACCGGCTTAACCGCGTTAGCAAGCTCGTTTATATTTAAAACTTCTATGCCTCTAACTTGTGCAACCTTGTTTAGGTTGTAGTCGTTAGTAAGAACTTTTGCACCCATCATGGCTGCAAGTTCAAGTATCTTGTCGTCTATCTCTTCAACTGTGTCTATCTTCTCATTTGAAACTTCTATATCAACTCTCGCTTCATTTTGCATTTGCTTAAGTATATCAAGTCCGCGTCTACCTCTTTTTCTTCTTTGGTCGTCTGCGGAGTCTGCTATGTGCTGAAGCTCTTGCAATACAAACTTAGGTATTACTAGCGTGCCTTCGATAAAGCCCGAGCTAGCAATATCTTTGATTCTGCCGTCTATAATTACAGACGTGTCAAGTATCTTGTAGCTAGTTTGTTCTTTCTTCTTAGGCTTTTTAGGCGTATTCTTTGGTATAAACTTCTCGCCTAAGCTTGATATGTCCTTTCTTCTAGTCGCAACTACAATCCCTATATATGGGAAGAGTATATAGAATATAACAGACAAAACTGGTCCAAGTACTGGTATACCTATGTTGATAGCAAGCTGCGATAGCAAGAATGCTATAACAAGTCCAAATATCAAACCTAGTAAGCCTAAAATAAGGTCCAAACTAGTGTACCTTCTTAGCTCAATCTCAACCCTGTCACCAACATTTATTAGTTTGTCAAATACAGTATCTGATAATAAATAAAAAATAATTGCAAATAAAACAGATAAAAATACCGATACATAGATACTGTAATTATGAAATGTTGGTACAAGGCTGATGGCTAATAAACTAACGCCATAACCTGCTGCTGCTCCTATAAGGAACATGACAGCCTTCATAATTTTCTTAAACATTGTTCCTCCTACTCTACTGCCTCGTAGATAATTTTGTCGATTTCCTCGTATGATTTGCCGGAAGAGAGTATCATCTCACTCATCAAAATGTTTTTTGTGTCGTGAAGTATCTTCTTCTCGCCTGTAGAGAGGTTCCTTTGCTCATCAAGGCTCTTTAGGTTACGATAAACTTTTGCAACTTCGAAGATGTCTCCTTCTTTCAAAATCGCAGTATTGTCCCTAACCCTCTTGTTCCAGTTCGAGCTCATCTCTGTCGGCTCTTGCTTTAATACTTCAAGCACATCTTTTAACTTATCTTTGTCAATGATAGATCTTATCCCTCTTTTTTCAGCATTCTTGACAGGTATCATCACCTTCATAGATCCTATAGGTATCTTAACAATAAAATACTTTTCTTTCTTTCCTAAAATGTCTTTCTCTTCTATGTCTACAATAATGCCTGCTCCATGCATTGGATAACAAACCATATCTCCTACTTCATACATACTTCTCGCCTCCCATATCTATCGATGATAATATCACTCTCATCGTATATTATATCACAAGGGAGGCAAAAAGTAAAGTTTTATAATATCATATTAAATTATATTTGTCAAGCCTTTTATAGATATTTTTCTTAAATTGCCAAAGGCAATTGCAAGGTTCTGGGGTACCCATCCAACACGAAGTGTTGAGATAGGGTCGGGTTCTTCAAATTCTTAGTGCATCTATTAAAGAAGAGCACTTGATAAGCTCTAGCTTGTCAAACTTTGCAGATAGCTTTGCCTCGCTGCTAATGACAGCCTTCTTGTAACCCATCCTCTCTGCTTCCTTAAGTCTTCTCTCAAGCTGCGGCACCTTCTTTAGCTCACCTGTCAAGGATATGTCAGCTATATATACTGTCTCTGAGCTTAAAACTTTGTTCACAAGCTGTGAGTATATCGCTGCAATCAGTGCAAGGTTCGATGCATCCTCTCTTAGCTTAAGTCCACCCATGGACTTGATAACGACGTTCTTGTCAAACATATCGACATTAAGTCTCTTCTCCATGATCGAAAGCAGTGTATTTAATTTCTCTCTCGACATGTTCTCGCTTATACGCGATGGATATGGTGTATATGACTTCGTAACTAGTGCCTCAACTTCAAGTATAACAGGTCTTGTGCCTTCCATGTTTACAGTGATGGCACTGCCTGGAAAATTGTTTTCCTTCCTTGAAGAAACAAAGTACTCACTCGGGTTATCTATAGATACAAGACCCTTCTCTTGCATGTTCATAAAGCCCATCTCGCCTGTTGCTCCGTAACGGTTCTTGCTTGCAACTATGGTTCTTAAACTATCGTTTTGATAAGTGTCCATAACTAGTACCGTATCAACAAGGTGCTCTAAGGTTCTCACGCCTCTTAGCTCATCATCTTTTGTCATCTGTCCAACTATAAAGACTATGCGCGGTCTTTGTATGTTCTTTGCAAGGTTTACTAGCTCATAGGCGCACTCAACTGTCTGAGTTGGTGATGCTGGTCTCGATGGCTTGTACTCATCAAGCTCCACTGTTTGTATCGAGTCAACAACTACCATGTCGGCGTCGACTCTAAGGACTTCTTCCTTGATATTGTCAAGCGATGTATCACTAATGATGTATAGCTCGTCCTCAATCTTGTCAAGTATCCTGTCCGCCCTTTGCTTAATCTGGCTCTCTGACTCTTCACCCGATGCGTATAGTACTTTGAGTCCCTTCTTGCACGCGTCGTTTGCTATTTGCAAAAGTAGTGTACTCTTACCTGCGCCCGGCTTTGCTGTAACTATGGTAACCGAGTCCTTAACTATGCCCTCGCCCATAACTCTGTTAAACTCTTCAAAGCTAGTTTTTAGCCTGTCTGAGTTTGACGAAGTGACAGTCTTTAGCTGCATAGCCAATGCCCGTGCACCTTTTTCCTTCTTTACTTGCTTTTTTGTATCTTCCAAGACTTCCTTAAGGCTGCCCCAAGCACCGCACTCGGGGCACTTGCCTAAATAGCCGCTGGATTCGTAGCCGCATTCGCTACACTTGTACAAGCTCTTCTTCTTTGCCATTTTTAAATTCCAATTCCTTACCATTGTAGTAGATAGTGATGCTCTTGTCCTTAGAAACGTTGTTTTTCAAAATTTCTTCAGACAATCTGTCCTCTATCATCTTCTTAAATGTTCTCTCTAAAGGTCTTGCACCATATTCAAGGTCAAAGCCCTTCTTTGCGATCTCGTCTTCAACTGACTTATCAATCTCAATATCTATGCCCATCTCGTGAAGCTTTGCCTTTAGGTCTTCCGCCATCAAGTGAACAATCCTCTCTATATCCTTTTCTTTTAACTGATTAAATACAACAATGTCGTCGACTCTGTTTAAAAACTCTGGTCTAAATGTCTTCTTTAGCTCTTCGTTTGCAATCTCAGAAATTTTCTTCTTCTCGCTCTTTTCTTCGCTCGATGCATCGCCGAAGCCGTAAGTGTTTTGCTTTTTGAATCTACTTGCGCCAACATTGCTTGTCATGATGATGACAGCGTTCTTGAAGTCAACAGTTCTGCCCTTGGAGTCAGTTAGTCTACCATCGTCTAGAAGCTGTAAAAGTGCGTTGAAAACATCTGGATGTGCCTTCTCTATCTCATCAAATAAAACTACTGAGAATGGCTTCTTTCTAATAGCTTCAGTTAGCTGTCCACCTTCTTCGTATCCAACGTAGCCTGGTGGCGAACCTATAAGCTTAGATACGCTGTACTTCTCCATATACTCACTCATGTCTATACGTATCATAGCACTTTCGTCGTTAAATAAGCTCTCTGCAAGTGCCTTGGCAAGGTAAGTCTTACCTACACCAGTTGGTCCAACGAAGATAAAGCTGCCTATAGGCTTGTTCTTGTCCTTTAAACCAACCCTCGCCCTCTTAATCGAGTGACTAAGTACGTCGATGGCCTCGTCTTGACCTATAACCTTAGATTTCAAACTCATATCAAGCTTAAGAAGCTTTTCCTTTTCCTCTTCGCTAAGCTTTTCAACAGGTATGCCAGTCCACTTCGATACAACTCTAGCTATGTCATCAAAGCCTATCTTCATGCTGTTGAGCTCGGACTTTTGCTTCCACTCAGTCCTATCTAGGTCCATCTTGTCCTTAAGCTCGCGCTCCTTGTCTCTGAGCTGAGCTGCTCTTTCGAAGTCTTGCGCCTGTATCGCCTGAATCTTTTCAGATGAAATCTCCTTAAGTTCGTCCTCTATCTCCTTAAGTGACAGTGGCCTTACATAGTTTTTCATCCTCACAAGCGATTGTGCCTCATCTATTAGGTCTATGGCCTTGTCAGGTAAGAACCTATCTGATATAAATCTTTTTGATAATGTAACAGCTGCCTCTATGGCTTCGCGTGATATCAAGACTCTGTGATGCGCTTCGTACTTATCCTTAAGTCCTTCTATAATCTTAATTGCGTCTTCCTCGCTAGGCTCTTCAACTAAGATAGTTTGTAGTCTTCTCTCAAGAGCTGCGTCCTTCTCAACATATTTTCTGTACTCATCAACAGTAGTTGCACCAATAATTTGTATCTCGCCTCTTGTAAGGTATGGCTTTAAGATGTTTGATGCGTCAAGCGAGCCTTCAGATGAACCCGCGCCTACTATAGTATGAATTTCATCTATGAATAAGATTACATCGTTTCTTTGTCTAAGCTCCTCGAGCAAGTTCTTAATTCTGCTTTCAAACTCGCCCCTGTACTTTGAGCCAGCTATAAGGCTAGTTAAGTCAAGGGAGAATATCTTTTTATCCCTGATGATCTCAGGAACATTGCCTGAAACTATCCTTTGTGCTAAACCTTCGGCGATGGCTGTCTTGCCGACTCCAGGCTCACCTATAAGCACAGGATTATTCTTAGTCCTTCTCATAAGTATTTGAATAAGCCTTTCAATCTCAGATGCTCTGCCGACAACAGGGTCTATCTTGTCCTTCTTCGCAAGCTCATTTAAGTCCAAAGTAAACCTTTGTAGAGCCTCTCCATCGTCCGCACCTTCGTCATCGTAGTCGTCACGCTCTTGGTAGCCGCCTTGGTTAAGCTCTCTTAAACTGTTTAGATATGCATTTAGAGCAGAAAGTATCCTCTCTTTATCTACGCCGAACCTCTCCAAGAGGATGGAAACCGGCGCTTCGTTCATCTTCACTATAGAATATAAGATGTGCTCAGTAGTTACAACAGGCGCGCCAGCTTGGTTCGCCATCTTGATCGACTCCTCGATCACATATTTTAAACTTGCAGAGTAATAAATTTCCTCCGACTTTTTAACATCAAGCACCGATAGTTTTTCAACCATCTCCCTAAGAGCTTCCATCTCAAGACCATTCTGGCTTAAAATTTCAGACGCCTTAGTAGTGTTTGCGCTTAAAATTCCGATTAGAACGTGAGAAGGGTCAACTTCGCTTTTGAACATCCTTCTGGCTTCTTCCTCGGCTATTTGAAATGAGAATCTTGCATTTCTAGTAAATCTTCCAAAAACTGCCATATTTATCTCCTTTCTTTATCTATAAATCATTACTTTCTTCATTATTTTCTTCTTCGTTAATATCCTCGTTAATGTCTTTGTCTACGAATTTCACCTTGCCCAGCTTCTCCTTAAGAATGCTCGCTCTCTTTTGGTCAATTTCCGACTTGTCGCTAAGAGAGTATGTGTACTCAATCGCTTCAGGGCTTATCATTAGGTAGATATTAGAGCCAAGAGATATATCAGCTGGCTCAAGTAGTCCCATGCTCCTTGCAAACATTAGGTTCGATAAGTAAATAAGAGCTTCCTCGTAAGTAATAAGGCTCGCAACCTTAATCATCTCCAAGGCCTTCATTATCCTGTCCTTCATCAAGATGAAGTTTTGATGAAGGTATCTACGCCTGTTTTCATTCTCATAAACAATGATATTTTGGTCAGTTAGCATGGAAAGCTTCTTAAAGGACTCAATGCTCGTAAACTTGTTGATGTTTGCGTCCAAGATGTAGATATCCTCTACCTTAATGCCTCCTAAAGACTTAAGAGGTGTAAGCCTAATCTTCGAAAAATCGCCAGTTTTTATCTCGTCCTTTTTGAACTCATCCCTTCTGTATAGGTGGATAATCTTGGCAATGCTGATGCCGTTACCTATATTGACAGGGTCACTTGTAAGGTAGCCGTAGTTTTCGTCGAATTGGAAGTCTATAGTCTTATCAAGTTCGCGTTCAATCTCTATGGCTATGTCGATGAGCTCGTCAGCACTTTCACTTCCAAGCACTCTAATCTCTATGTGATCGTTATTATTTATCACTATGGCGATGGACTTGTCCTCGTCAAGCAAAAGCTTAGTCCTCGTGATGTTCTCTCTTACCGACTCATCCATAAAACCCTTGGCTAAAAAGTATTCGAACTTATCCTTATCCATATTCGAAACTTCGTAGAGCATAAAGCTGTAGCTCGTGTTCTTTAAAGCTTCCAAAACCATGTTTAAAATCTCGTTAAGCTTAGACCACATCAGCATGTCAGGGTACTTGTAACCCTCGACGTTCCTCTTTAGAGAAACTATGGTCTCAAGTATATATTTATTGTAAATGTTCACTTCTCTGTCCATCTTCCACCTTCTCCTTCGTGGACTTTGCCTTGATTTCATCCCTAAGCTCAGCCGCTCTTTCATAATTTTCATCTCCAATGGCAGCCTCTAGCTCCTTTTTAAGCTCCAAAATCTCAGAGTGCATAGGATTAGCATCCATATACCTCTTTGGCACCAGACCCTCGTAAGTGTTCTCGCCCCTTAGAGAGTTTAGTATTGGCCTAATTTCGTAGGCAAAAGTCTTGTAGCACTCCTCACAACCAAGCTTTCTGGACTTGTTAAAGTCAGTAAACTTCATATGGCAGTTTGGACACTCCTTCTCCTCTATCTCCCCAGCTTCAAAAGAGCCGAAGAGCTGTTGCAAGCCCTCGAAAAGATTCCTTATATCACTTTCATTTATATTCAAATTCATATATTCACCATTGGCCCCTTGATTCATTTCGTTAAAATCCCTAAGTGCACACTCAGTGCATAGGTGCTTTTCAATAACTTCTCCGTCAAGAATTAGCTTTAGATTGATCATCGCTTCATTCTTGTGGCATTCATCGCATAACATTTTACTACCCCCTTTTTAGTAGAACAAGTAAGATGTTCTTAAGTATGTCGCTTCTAAGTGCGTTTCTTTTGTCTATATCAACAGTTAAGGCTCTGTCATCAATAGAAGCAAGTATTATCTCCTTCTCCTCTTTTGTAATGATCTCGTCATCACAAAGCTTTTTGATAATGTCATGTGCCTCTTTGATGGTAATCTTGTCTCCGATTGCATCCATGAGTATCTCTTTGTACTCGTCCTCGTCCTCTAAAAGATCGAGTTTCTCAATCTTGATATAGCCTCCCTCGCCCCTTCTCGATTGAATGTAGTAACCGAAGTGAGGCGCAAACCTCGTCGTTAAGACATAGTTGATTTGACTAGGCGAGCAATTGAACCTTATAGCGATGTCGTTTCGCTTGATAAGGATGCTGCCGCCCTCTTCATCAAGTAAATTGTTTAAAAAATATTGTATTTCATCACTTAACATATTCTCACCTTTGACCTTCTTTGACTATTATAACATAAGTACCCTTATGTTGCAATGGATAAACATTAAGTGTTAATTATTTGTATAAATTTATCAGAATTGAGTATAGGGCTTGTTCGAGTGAGGTAAAAGAAAAACACATGAGTATTAACCCATGTGTCTCTCTAAGAGAAAAAGAACCACACCCACCAAC comes from Fenollaria sporofastidiosus and encodes:
- a CDS encoding carbohydrate ABC transporter permease: MELSREVSKAKDKSKAKRVRGIKSISFSGFLVYIVLPLIPILVFWFIPMIASFLLSFTDWDYVSPTFNVVGAQNYKDILSSDAFWQALKNTLLFGLGTVVPTLIFGFLMAILIDKFRRGKELIQGFLFAPWITPMVAMSIVWSWMFRPDIGLINRGLAIFGISGPNWLTDSNTALIAVMIVTVWKTSGWCMLYYADAISKIPKDLFEAYELEGSSVWQKIKYIYMPMTAKTTLFLAVISLINSIQAYDQISVLTRGGPAGSTRTLLYLFYQMAFEQFNMGKATTVTMIMVVITGILAGLMFILQKKFANR
- a CDS encoding ABC transporter ATP-binding protein codes for the protein MSKISLRHVYKKYENGIDNAVKDFNLEVEDKEFIVFVGPSGCGKSTTLRMIAGLEDISEGELLIDGKRMNEVAPKDRGTAMVFQNYALYPHLNVYDNIGFGLKIRGVDKDIRDKSIRETAEKLGLTEYLKRKPFELSGGQKQRVALGRAIVRDAEIFLMDEPLSNLDAKLRIHMREELVELQRELGSTVIYVTHDQTEAMTMATRIVCLKDGVIQQVGTPKELYENPSNVFVAGFLGAPPMNFIKGKIRYGKLYNSKGRALANYSKVDNKDVIMGIRPEHIRITDNEDDLALKIKMVELLGADYHIHGELDGDEITLRVDAKLDIVSKSEIHIAFVTENILLFDAKTENRIFWEAIDGAK
- a CDS encoding rhodanese-like domain-containing protein — encoded protein: MKKLLSLALVLVLAFSLVACKKAEEKPAEPAAEGTESVPAEQADSVQTGEKATMTGDEVVALQADAEQEGKYVIVDVRSADEYAAGHIKDAKNIPLDDIKNDPSVLDAEKDKKIVLYCNSGKKSGQAQDALLAAGYTDVVNAAGVKDFQYDLVTE
- the ispF gene encoding 2-C-methyl-D-erythritol 2,4-cyclodiphosphate synthase → MRIGNGYDVHKLVEGRDLILGGVKIEHEKGLLGHSDADVLIHAIMDAILGAMAKEDIGYHFPDTSDDYLDIDSRVLLRRVYEMVKKEGYCISNIDATIMMQRPKLRPHIDEMRANIAKDLELSVDRVSVKATTTEKLGYEGREEGVSCMASALLLK
- the ispD gene encoding 2-C-methyl-D-erythritol 4-phosphate cytidylyltransferase, which translates into the protein MIENKFVSVIIAAAGMSNRMGSKVNKAFLRINDKPILAHTVEKFERSKYIDEIIIVCKEDEIDYTRKEIVNRYKFTKVVNIVKGGKERQDSVYNGIKAININADIVLTHDGARPFIRTDTINKAVETVLNCDACVVGVKVKDTIKSVNEDDTVHHTPKRSLLWQAQSPQCFKKEILLKGYEHAIKEKILATDDSALVEFAGVEVKMLEGHYDNIKITTPEDLVIAEIFNTNWEQKLKSTGVF
- a CDS encoding PIN/TRAM domain-containing protein; the encoded protein is MFKKIMKAVMFLIGAAAGYGVSLLAISLVPTFHNYSIYVSVFLSVLFAIIFYLLSDTVFDKLINVGDRVEIELRRYTSLDLILGLLGLIFGLVIAFLLSQLAINIGIPVLGPVLSVIFYILFPYIGIVVATRRKDISSLGEKFIPKNTPKKPKKKEQTSYKILDTSVIIDGRIKDIASSGFIEGTLVIPKFVLQELQHIADSADDQRRKRGRRGLDILKQMQNEARVDIEVSNEKIDTVEEIDDKILELAAMMGAKVLTNDYNLNKVAQVRGIEVLNINELANAVKPVILPSEELEVEIVRAGKEKNQGLAYLSDGTMIVVEEAKKRIGEKLKVEITTVLQTAAGKMMFAKIKE
- a CDS encoding CarD family transcriptional regulator; the encoded protein is MYEVGDMVCYPMHGAGIIVDIEEKDILGKKEKYFIVKIPIGSMKVMIPVKNAEKRGIRSIIDKDKLKDVLEVLKQEPTEMSSNWNKRVRDNTAILKEGDIFEVAKVYRNLKSLDEQRNLSTGEKKILHDTKNILMSEMILSSGKSYEEIDKIIYEAVE
- the radA gene encoding DNA repair protein RadA, with product MAKKKSLYKCSECGYESSGYLGKCPECGAWGSLKEVLEDTKKQVKKEKGARALAMQLKTVTSSNSDRLKTSFEEFNRVMGEGIVKDSVTIVTAKPGAGKSTLLLQIANDACKKGLKVLYASGEESESQIKQRADRILDKIEDELYIISDTSLDNIKEEVLRVDADMVVVDSIQTVELDEYKPSRPASPTQTVECAYELVNLAKNIQRPRIVFIVGQMTKDDELRGVRTLEHLVDTVLVMDTYQNDSLRTIVASKNRYGATGEMGFMNMQEKGLVSIDNPSEYFVSSRKENNFPGSAITVNMEGTRPVILEVEALVTKSYTPYPSRISENMSREKLNTLLSIMEKRLNVDMFDKNVVIKSMGGLKLREDASNLALIAAIYSQLVNKVLSSETVYIADISLTGELKKVPQLERRLKEAERMGYKKAVISSEAKLSAKFDKLELIKCSSLIDALRI
- a CDS encoding ATP-dependent Clp protease ATP-binding subunit, translating into MAVFGRFTRNARFSFQIAEEEARRMFKSEVDPSHVLIGILSANTTKASEILSQNGLEMEALREMVEKLSVLDVKKSEEIYYSASLKYVIEESIKMANQAGAPVVTTEHILYSIVKMNEAPVSILLERFGVDKERILSALNAYLNSLRELNQGGYQERDDYDDEGADDGEALQRFTLDLNELAKKDKIDPVVGRASEIERLIQILMRRTKNNPVLIGEPGVGKTAIAEGLAQRIVSGNVPEIIRDKKIFSLDLTSLIAGSKYRGEFESRIKNLLEELRQRNDVILFIDEIHTIVGAGSSEGSLDASNILKPYLTRGEIQIIGATTVDEYRKYVEKDAALERRLQTILVEEPSEEDAIKIIEGLKDKYEAHHRVLISREAIEAAVTLSKRFISDRFLPDKAIDLIDEAQSLVRMKNYVRPLSLKEIEDELKEISSEKIQAIQAQDFERAAQLRDKERELKDKMDLDRTEWKQKSELNSMKIGFDDIARVVSKWTGIPVEKLSEEEKEKLLKLDMSLKSKVIGQDEAIDVLSHSIKRARVGLKDKNKPIGSFIFVGPTGVGKTYLAKALAESLFNDESAMIRIDMSEYMEKYSVSKLIGSPPGYVGYEEGGQLTEAIRKKPFSVVLFDEIEKAHPDVFNALLQLLDDGRLTDSKGRTVDFKNAVIIMTSNVGASRFKKQNTYGFGDASSEEKSEKKKISEIANEELKKTFRPEFLNRVDDIVVFNQLKEKDIERIVHLMAEDLKAKLHEMGIDIEIDKSVEDEIAKKGFDLEYGARPLERTFKKMIEDRLSEEILKNNVSKDKSITIYYNGKELEFKNGKEEELVQV
- a CDS encoding UvrB/UvrC motif-containing protein; the encoded protein is MLCDECHKNEAMINLKLILDGEVIEKHLCTECALRDFNEMNQGANGEYMNLNINESDIRNLFEGLQQLFGSFEAGEIEEKECPNCHMKFTDFNKSRKLGCEECYKTFAYEIRPILNSLRGENTYEGLVPKRYMDANPMHSEILELKKELEAAIGDENYERAAELRDEIKAKSTKEKVEDGQRSEHLQ
- a CDS encoding CtsR family transcriptional regulator, which codes for MLSDEIQYFLNNLLDEEGGSILIKRNDIAIRFNCSPSQINYVLTTRFAPHFGYYIQSRRGEGGYIKIEKLDLLEDEDEYKEILMDAIGDKITIKEAHDIIKKLCDDEIITKEEKEIILASIDDRALTVDIDKRNALRSDILKNILLVLLKRG